The genomic stretch ATGTACTTTGGGATTGATAGTTTCTATAGATGCAACAACGCCTTTAATGTACGGCTTGAATTTTGTTAATTCTCTTTTTTTTATTGGGCCTATATTGATCCATATCTTTTCATTAATGGTTTTTTTTATTAATTTCAATAATTCTAAAAAATCCGTTGCTGCATACGCATTATGGCCGCCTGACAGGAAGCCGATATCCCAGCCGAGCTTTTTGCACAGGATGAATTCAGCCAAGATCGAAGCAAATGATCTTACAGCCATCTTTTGGCCTTTCGGTTGGGTGCTCATATAGCAGAACTTGCAGTCAGCAGTGCTGCAGTACCAGCTGAAGAAAATTGCGCGCTCGAAATTCGTTTTAGTTAGTTTCATTTAAAAGCCCCCAAAGGGATTTGCACCCTTGATCTTATAAATCTTTAATTTTATCTAAATGTTTTTTATTGGAAAAGCCAATTTCTTTTATAAATTTATTAACGTTTTCAAAGCCATTAATTTGAATAACATGTTTTCTGCCATTAATATATGCTCTTGGATTTAAATTAAGGTTTTTTAATATATTGTAAACTTGGTTCATTAAAGGTACACTTACCGTGCCTAGTTGTACTCTTAAATATGGCGTTTTGTAAATTTTTCTTTTATCATAAAAAATACAGCCGTCAGTATCATAAATGCCCCTAATACAATTAGTAATTGATTTTTGATCCTCAGAATTAACAATTTCATCAGGTATTGTTACAGTATATGATTTTTTACCAGATGGAAATTTGAATCTTTTTGTCAATAAATTATAAAATTCCTTGGAGTATATTGTCATTCTCATCGTATTATCTTTTTCCGTAATGATTGGATTTGAATTTGGGCTCATTTCTTTAATAATTGGTTTTAGAGTTTCAACAATGTATTCTTTATCGAGTTTAGAATGTCCTGTAAATTGAATCATATACATGCCGCCATATTTATTGGTAAACCCATCTCCTATAAATGCGCCAATTAATTCGCATAATTGCGGGGTTAGAGGCGTATCAAATTGAAAATTATACCTGCCGCATCTAGCACTTTTAGCTCCAATCTTTCTTCCTTTTTCAAAAATATATCTGTGTTTTTTATAAGTAGCAAGCCCCCCTTTAATCATCCCCCAATTTCTATCTTTTAAGAAGATTTGTTTATTAAAGAAGTTGTTATCATCTGTGCTTAAATGAGACAATAAATCTAAGAAAGTAGAATAAGGTATTGAAATATCACCATCTCTTAAATGTTCTAGTCTTGATTTATAAATGCCAAAATGCTTTCTTAATTCTTTCCATGTACCGAACTGAGCCTTAAGCTTAGCAAAGAATTCATCCCTGATAGTATCATCTCTAAAGAAGACTCTTTTAGAAAGCAATTCTTCATTGAGTGATTTTTTATTTTTCATAATAATGCTTTTTGGAAAAATAAAAAGCCCCGGAGGAGATTTGCACTCCCGACCTGCTGATTACGAATGCTGATCAATTGCTGTCAGCCGCAATAGCTACTATGCTACCGGGGCATTTATCATCTAATATTCTTCAGCAGTTCTTCCTTGCTCTGAAACTTCTTCTGGCATTCAAAGCAGAAATAATGCTGCTTCCCCTTCTCATCTTTTGCCATTGTCCCGATTATCTTCTTCAAAAATGTTTCATTCACCTTGTTGCCGCATATTTCGCATTTCATAGGATGATTAATTTTTGTCTGTTTATAAACGTTTTTAAAATCGTAAGCTTTATTAAACAATAAACAAAAACAGACCATATGGCAAGAATCGCTGTTGTTGAAAAGGACAAATGCAACCCGGAAGGCTGCGGAAACTATCTTTGCATTAGAGTGTGCCCTGTCAACAGGATCGGCAAGGACTGCATAGTTAAAGGCCTAACCACAAAAGCGCAGATTGATGAAGAGCTTTGCACAGGCTGCGGCATATGCGTCAACAGATGCCCTTTTGGAGCGATACACATCATTAACCTTCCAGAGGAATTGAAAGAAGGCCCAATACACCGCTACGGCAAAAATGGATTTGCTTTATACAGGCTGCCAATCCCAATATTCGGCAAAGTTGTCGGAATTTTGGGAGTCAATGGAATCGGAAAAACAACGGCATTAAAAATATTAGCAGGATTGCTGAAGCCAAATTTTGGAAAGGAAGAAGAAGCAACTTATGACGAGCTGATATATCATTTCAAAGGCAGCGAAGCCCAGTCTTTCTTTGAGAAAATAAAGAAAGGCCAGATAAAGATAAGCTATAAGCCGCAGCAGGTTGATGCAATCCCGAAAACAGCAAAAGGAAAGGTAATTGATCTTTTAAAAAAAGTGGATGAAAAAAAAGAATTGAGCAGGGTTGCAAAGCAGCTGGAGATTGAAAAAATACTCGACAATAACATCAATGAAATCTCTGGAGGAGAGCTGCAGAGAGTTGCAATTGCAGCAACTGTCTTGAAAAAAGCGAATCTCTATGTTTTTGACGAGCCATCTTCTTATTTGGATATAAAGCAAAGAATTAAAGTAAGCAAATTCATCAAAAGCCTTGCAGATGAAAACACAGCAGTAATGGTTGTTGAGCATGATCTGATTATTCTGGATTACATGACTGACCTGATTCACATGATGTACGGCAGGGAAAGCGTTTATGGAGTTGTTTCGCAGCCAAAGGCAACTAGGAACGGAATAAATATTTACTTGGATGGCTATCTGAAAGAAGAAAATGTCCGCTTTAGGGATAAAACAATAAAATTTTCTGTAAAGCCGCCAACAGAATCCAAAAAAAGAATGCTGCTGACAGGCTGGCATGATATTGAAAAAAAGCTTGGAGCCTTTAAGTTGAAAGCTGAAAAAGGCGAGTTGCACAGGCACGAAACAATAGGCATTTTGGGAGAGAATGGAATCGGAAAAACAACATTTGTGAAAATATTGGCAGGAGCCTTAAAGCAGGACAAAGGAATTGTTGACCAAAACATTAAAGTAAGCTATAAGCCCCAGTACATCGAAACAAAATCAGATGAGCTTGTAATGGTTGCTTTAAAGGAAGCAATGCAGAAATACGATGTTCAATTAATGAGGCCTCTAAATCTTAAGCATTTACTGACTAAAAAGATAAGCGAGCTTTCAGGCGGGGAATTGCAGAGAGTTGCTATTGCGCATTGCCTTTCGCAAAAAGCAGATCTTTATCTTTTAGACGAGCCTTCTGCTTATCTTGATATTGAGCAAAGGCTGGTTGTTTCAAAAGTCATACACGATATAATGGAAGAAAGGGGAACATCAGCATTGGTTGTTGATCACGATTTGCTGTTTATTGATTATTTGTCAGAGGGGTTAGTTGTGTTTATAGGTGAGCCTGCTGTCCATGGCGAGGCAAAAGGCCCATTTAACATGAAAGACGGGATGAATATGTTTTTAAGAGAACTGGGCGTTACATTAAGGCGCGACAAAGAATCAAACAGGCCAAGGATCAACAAGGAAGGATCCCAGCTTGACAGGGAGCAGAAAGATCAGAATAAATTGTATTATGGCTAAGTTTTCTCTTGAAGCTTTAATTTTTCAATAACAGATTTAGCAAATCCGCTTACATTTTGATCTAAGTCATTTGTATAATGTTCAATGGCTTTGTAATAGTTATCGTCATTCATGCATTTGTATGCTCGTTTAAGATATTTTATAAAATATTTTTTAGCCAATTCTGGCTTAAAAGACAGGCCATGTCCTTGAGGATCGCCTGCCAGCTCTATACATCTGCCAATAACATATTCTGAACCATAAAGTTTATGAGTTTCGAGCATAGCCCTGTACATAATTCTACCGAGGCCTCTTTCGCCAAATCTTGTCAGCAAGCCTGTCAAGTCCGCATATTTCAGTTTCTTTATTATCATGTTGTTTTTTATTTCTTTCATCAAATAACACTACTAAAAAGGAGTAATTCAAATTTATATAAAACTTTTCACCATTTTTTACGCTAAATAC from Candidatus Woesearchaeota archaeon encodes the following:
- a CDS encoding LAGLIDADG family homing endonuclease, which produces MKNKKSLNEELLSKRVFFRDDTIRDEFFAKLKAQFGTWKELRKHFGIYKSRLEHLRDGDISIPYSTFLDLLSHLSTDDNNFFNKQIFLKDRNWGMIKGGLATYKKHRYIFEKGRKIGAKSARCGRYNFQFDTPLTPQLCELIGAFIGDGFTNKYGGMYMIQFTGHSKLDKEYIVETLKPIIKEMSPNSNPIITEKDNTMRMTIYSKEFYNLLTKRFKFPSGKKSYTVTIPDEIVNSEDQKSITNCIRGIYDTDGCIFYDKRKIYKTPYLRVQLGTVSVPLMNQVYNILKNLNLNPRAYINGRKHVIQINGFENVNKFIKEIGFSNKKHLDKIKDL
- a CDS encoding ribosome biogenesis/translation initiation ATPase RLI translates to MARIAVVEKDKCNPEGCGNYLCIRVCPVNRIGKDCIVKGLTTKAQIDEELCTGCGICVNRCPFGAIHIINLPEELKEGPIHRYGKNGFALYRLPIPIFGKVVGILGVNGIGKTTALKILAGLLKPNFGKEEEATYDELIYHFKGSEAQSFFEKIKKGQIKISYKPQQVDAIPKTAKGKVIDLLKKVDEKKELSRVAKQLEIEKILDNNINEISGGELQRVAIAATVLKKANLYVFDEPSSYLDIKQRIKVSKFIKSLADENTAVMVVEHDLIILDYMTDLIHMMYGRESVYGVVSQPKATRNGINIYLDGYLKEENVRFRDKTIKFSVKPPTESKKRMLLTGWHDIEKKLGAFKLKAEKGELHRHETIGILGENGIGKTTFVKILAGALKQDKGIVDQNIKVSYKPQYIETKSDELVMVALKEAMQKYDVQLMRPLNLKHLLTKKISELSGGELQRVAIAHCLSQKADLYLLDEPSAYLDIEQRLVVSKVIHDIMEERGTSALVVDHDLLFIDYLSEGLVVFIGEPAVHGEAKGPFNMKDGMNMFLRELGVTLRRDKESNRPRINKEGSQLDREQKDQNKLYYG